Proteins encoded within one genomic window of Gambusia affinis linkage group LG23, SWU_Gaff_1.0, whole genome shotgun sequence:
- the LOC122826384 gene encoding fish-egg lectin-like yields the protein MEGTYGNLDSNELAYEAPTCKDRVLSSSKKRLYLEVIIFLGILNVLLLAGLIALGVHSRYLAAGLSNIKPNLTQDTNDKPSPTFTANLNEMVKNLQLSGDWTCSAAPQQFPAAQIDAGQGMVVMTDIKSNVFLLSGSGWSKLGSVPLKHVSVGPAGIWGVNQQNKVYKFVASDFVPIRGLELKQVDAGGQGQVVGVASNDNIHCLNANRASSTKELMNWSTISDLLMYFSCAPTGCWGVNSEEWIYFTQISNSCHQPGSWDHIDGEAVNVEVGSDGNVFVVNRYGLLYERTGISGQVPKGTGWRIIEMSVKIRQASYDLGYLWVVTETGFIVKCTK from the exons ATGGAAGGCACTTATGGGAATTTAGATTCTAATGAACTTGCTTACGAAGCTCCTACATGTAAGGACAGAG TTTTAAGCAGCTCCAAGAAGAGACTTTACCTAGAAGTTATTATATTTTTGggaatcctgaatgttttactCCTGGCTGGACTCATCGCCCTCGGCGTTCACT CTCGTTATCTGGCAGCAGGGCTTTCCAATATCAAGCCCAACCTGACCCAGGACACCAATGACAAGCCGTCTCCCACTTTCACAGCAAACCTGAACGAAATGGTTAAAAATCTACAACTATCTGGAG ATTGGACCTGCAGCGCTGCTCCGCAGCAGTTTCCTGCAGCCCAGATCGATGCTGGCCAGGGGATGGTTGTGATGACAGACATCAAGTCCAACGTCTTCTTGTTGAGTGGTTCAGGTTGGTCCAAACTGGGCTCTGTGCCTCTTAAGCATGTCTCAGTGGGACCTGCAGGGATCTGGGGAGTCAACCAGCAGAATAAAGTCTATAAATTTGTAGCCAGTGATTTCGTTCCTATTCGTG GTCTGGAGTTAAAGCAGGTAGACGCAGGAGGACAAGGTCAAGTAGTAGGAGTTGCTAGCAATGACAACATCCACTGCCTGAATGCCAACAGAGCCTCATCCACGAAGGAGCTCATGAACTGGAGCACCATAAGTGATTTGTTGATGTATTTCAGCTGTGCTCCAACTGGATGCTGGGGTGTGAACTCGGAAGAATGGATCTACTTCACG CAAATCTCAAACTCCTGCCACCAGCCTGGAAGCTGGGACCACATAGACGGAGAGGCAGTCAATGTTGAAGTTGGGAGTGACGGAAATGTCTTTGTTGTAAATCGCTATGGACTGCTCTACGAAAG AACTGGCATCTCTGGCCAAGTTCCCAAGGGCACAGGTTGGAGGATAATTGAAATGTCTGTGAAGATCAGACAGGCCAGCTACGACCTGGGGTATCTGTGGGTTGTGACAGAGACAGGTTTCATTGTGAAATGCACCAAGTAA
- the e2f7 gene encoding transcription factor E2F7 isoform X2, producing MEVECLALKDLTSVGKSFSVLKEDGSHGEKENVCSERRRSTPLKPSESGVPVFLVSRKASPSDLAHITPVKCAGLAEPWSPTANLKVLISAASPDIRDREMKKVLFRPIENDKDQVVDSEPAVEDAEVEDPTQFEGAFEEEDAEKKPSRKEKSLGLLCQKFLALYPDDPPAHSPVWISLDEVATNLGVERRRIYDIVNVLESLTIVGRMAKNSYTWYGRQRLWSTLEVLQRKGREQGYHLQMDLPAEARRSGLSREEDGGDGDSGNAGGNRKDKSLRIMSQKFVMLFLVSKTQTVTLDAAAKVLIEESQDSSSHSKYKTKVRRLYDIANVLTSLELIRKVHVREERARKPAFKWLGPVKFSSSGKMGSSSDVAQSEAAANEDFRKGKMARHSSFTVTPAAAGAQRQVSSAPSSPRHHLAGIQNQSLDYSRKSTTNSPVCQLRCGGGTDCLSMPLYAQLTHTASSSLPSASTRPTAVAAQPCPERLLVPSPHCLAYLPSLSHPSVVMLYKPPEQQEWAPEGQRSAKRASEDEGKRRRESGEEEEAVLKKKSRSGSETSEKIGAQSQRETAMFSETGNTSAVSCPSGQQRATESRAGDSIGENTQPSHYLYVPNNAGLNNFNFLIPAGQPAANLSLPPSSVPTMALPYVLVPTAALSHYPLVAGGVQQKQTSDNPSGLRFSLPPMLSPAAFMVGTAPHSVMEASEVSVQRLPSAVTPEQGRHHVSAVGTPRSPAGPRQNVGVSTPEPLTPHTPKDTTASSSKAFFQTPGTLGSVVSAVPAARKRGSAQRRLDVGHSAAP from the exons ATGGAGGTGGAATGCCTGGCACTGAAAGACCTCACAAGTGTGGGgaaaagtttttctgttcttaAAGAAGATGGGAGCCACGGTGAAAAG GAAAACGTGTGTTCAGAGAGGAGGAGGTCCACTCCGCTGAAACCGTCGGAGTCCGGCGTTCCCGTTTTCCTGGTGAGCCGGAAGGCGTCGCCCTCCGACCTGGCCCACATCACTCCCGTCAAGTGTGCGGGCCTGGCCGAGCCGTGGTCGCCCACGGCCAACCTGAAGGTGCTCATCAGCGCCGCCAGCCCGGACATCAGAGACAGGGAGATGAAGAAGGTTCTGTTCAGACCTATAGAGAACGACAAGGACCAGGTGGTAGACTCAGAACCAGCGGTGGAGGATGCAGAGGTAGAAGACCCAACTCAG tttgaagGGGCTTTTGAGGAGGAGGATGCAGAGAAGAAGCCGAGCAGGAAGGAGAAGAGCCTGGGTCTGCTTTGCCAGAAGTTCCTGGCTCTTTACCCTGATGACCCACCAGCCCACAGCCCCGTATGGATCTCGCTGGATGAGGTCGCAACCAATCTGG GAGTGGAGCGCCGCCGGATCTACGACATCGTCAACGTGCTGGAGTCGCTGACCATTGTGGGCCGGATGGCCAAGAACAGCTACACCTGGTATGGGCGACAGCGGCTGTGGAGCACGCTGGAGGTGCTGCAGCGGAAGGGCCGGGAGCAGGGCTACCACCTGCAGATGGACCTGCCCGCCGAGGCCAGGAGGTCTGGACTGAGCCGGGAGGAAGACGGAGGGGATGGAGACTCaggaaatg CCGGGGGCAACAGAAAGGACAAATCCCTGCGCATCATGAGCCAGAAGTTTGTCATGCTCTTCCTGGTGTCCAAAACTCAAACCGTTACCCTGGACGCGGCGGCCAAGGTCCTCATCGAGGAGAGCCAGGACTCCTCGAGCCACAGCAAGTACAAGA CCAAGGTGCGGCGTCTGTATGACATCGCCAATGTGCTGACCAGCCTGGAGCTCATCAGGAAGGTTCATGTCAGAGAGGAAAGAGCCAGGAAGCCGGCCTTCAAGTGGCTGGGGCCCGTGAAATtcagcagctctggaaaaatgg gaagCTCCTCGGATGTCGCACAGAGCGAGGCCGCAGCGAACGAGGACTTCAGGAAAGGAAAGATGGCCCGCCATTCCTCCTTCACCGTCACACCTGCTGCGGCTGGCGCGCAGCGGCAGGTCAGCTCCGCCCCCAGCAGCCCGCGCCACCACCTAGCAG GTATCCAGAATCAATCTTTGGATTACTCAAGAAAGTCCACGACCAACAGCCCCGTGTGTCAGCTGCGGTGTGGAGGCGGCACAGA CTGCCTCAGCATGCCGCTGTACGCCCAGCTCACACACACCGCCAGCAGCTCCCTGCCATCGGCCTCCACTCGCCCCACTGCTGTGGCCGCGCAGCCCTGCCCCGAGCGCCTCCTCGTCCCCTCCCCACACTGCCTGGCCTACCTGCCCAGCCTCTCACACCCCTCCGTCGTCATGCTCTACAAGCCGCCGGAGCAGCAAGAATGGGCGcctgaaggtcagaggtcagccaaGAGGGCGTCTGAGGACGAGgggaagaggagaagagagtcgggtgaggaggaggaggcagtgTTGAAAAAGAAGAGCAGATCTGGTTCAGAGACGTCTGAAAAG ATCGGCGCTCAGTCTCAAAGAGAAACAGCAATGTTCTCAGAGACGGGCAACACTTCTGCTGTATCGTGCCCCTCTGGCCAGCAGAGGGCCACAGAGAGTCGTGCTGGTGACAGCATTGGGGAGAACACACAGCCATCACACTACCTCTACGTCCCCAACAATGCAG GATTAAACAACTTCAACTTCCTTATCCCCGCTGGACAGCCTGCAGCCAACCTGTCTCTCCCTCCCAGCAGCGTGCCCACCATGGCTCTGCCGTATGTCCTGGTGCCTACTGCCGCACTCTCTCACTACCCCTTGGTGGCCGGTGGCGTACAGCAGAAGCAAACGTCCGATAATCCCAGCGGTCTGCGTTTCAGTCTGCCGCCCATGTTGTCCCCCGCCGCCTTCATGGTGGGGACGGCGCCTCATAGCGTGATGGAGGCATCAGAAGTCAGCGTGCAGCGTCTTCCATCGGCGGTCACTCCGGAACAGGGCAGACACCACGTGTCGGCAGTGGGGACGCCGCGCTCTCCCGCAGGGCCCAGACAGAACGTCGGTGTCAGCACACCAGAACCTTTG ACTCCACATACCCCCAAGGACACCACAGCTTCCTCTTCCAAAGCGTTCTTCCAGACCCCAGGAACTCTGGGAAGTGTAGTGAGTGCTGTGCCAGCCGCTCGGAAAAGAGGCTCTGCACAGAGGAGACTGGATGTCGGCCACTCAGCGGCGCCTTGA
- the e2f7 gene encoding transcription factor E2F7 isoform X1, which produces MEVECLALKDLTSVGKSFSVLKEDGSHGEKENVCSERRRSTPLKPSESGVPVFLVSRKASPSDLAHITPVKCAGLAEPWSPTANLKVLISAASPDIRDREMKKVLFRPIENDKDQVVDSEPAVEDAEVEDPTQFEGAFEEEDAEKKPSRKEKSLGLLCQKFLALYPDDPPAHSPVWISLDEVATNLGVERRRIYDIVNVLESLTIVGRMAKNSYTWYGRQRLWSTLEVLQRKGREQGYHLQMDLPAEARRSGLSREEDGGDGDSGNAGGNRKDKSLRIMSQKFVMLFLVSKTQTVTLDAAAKVLIEESQDSSSHSKYKTKVRRLYDIANVLTSLELIRKVHVREERARKPAFKWLGPVKFSSSGKMGSSSDVAQSEAAANEDFRKGKMARHSSFTVTPAAAGAQRQVSSAPSSPRHHLAGIQNQSLDYSRKSTTNSPVCQLRCGGGTDSCLSMPLYAQLTHTASSSLPSASTRPTAVAAQPCPERLLVPSPHCLAYLPSLSHPSVVMLYKPPEQQEWAPEGQRSAKRASEDEGKRRRESGEEEEAVLKKKSRSGSETSEKIGAQSQRETAMFSETGNTSAVSCPSGQQRATESRAGDSIGENTQPSHYLYVPNNAGLNNFNFLIPAGQPAANLSLPPSSVPTMALPYVLVPTAALSHYPLVAGGVQQKQTSDNPSGLRFSLPPMLSPAAFMVGTAPHSVMEASEVSVQRLPSAVTPEQGRHHVSAVGTPRSPAGPRQNVGVSTPEPLTPHTPKDTTASSSKAFFQTPGTLGSVVSAVPAARKRGSAQRRLDVGHSAAP; this is translated from the exons ATGGAGGTGGAATGCCTGGCACTGAAAGACCTCACAAGTGTGGGgaaaagtttttctgttcttaAAGAAGATGGGAGCCACGGTGAAAAG GAAAACGTGTGTTCAGAGAGGAGGAGGTCCACTCCGCTGAAACCGTCGGAGTCCGGCGTTCCCGTTTTCCTGGTGAGCCGGAAGGCGTCGCCCTCCGACCTGGCCCACATCACTCCCGTCAAGTGTGCGGGCCTGGCCGAGCCGTGGTCGCCCACGGCCAACCTGAAGGTGCTCATCAGCGCCGCCAGCCCGGACATCAGAGACAGGGAGATGAAGAAGGTTCTGTTCAGACCTATAGAGAACGACAAGGACCAGGTGGTAGACTCAGAACCAGCGGTGGAGGATGCAGAGGTAGAAGACCCAACTCAG tttgaagGGGCTTTTGAGGAGGAGGATGCAGAGAAGAAGCCGAGCAGGAAGGAGAAGAGCCTGGGTCTGCTTTGCCAGAAGTTCCTGGCTCTTTACCCTGATGACCCACCAGCCCACAGCCCCGTATGGATCTCGCTGGATGAGGTCGCAACCAATCTGG GAGTGGAGCGCCGCCGGATCTACGACATCGTCAACGTGCTGGAGTCGCTGACCATTGTGGGCCGGATGGCCAAGAACAGCTACACCTGGTATGGGCGACAGCGGCTGTGGAGCACGCTGGAGGTGCTGCAGCGGAAGGGCCGGGAGCAGGGCTACCACCTGCAGATGGACCTGCCCGCCGAGGCCAGGAGGTCTGGACTGAGCCGGGAGGAAGACGGAGGGGATGGAGACTCaggaaatg CCGGGGGCAACAGAAAGGACAAATCCCTGCGCATCATGAGCCAGAAGTTTGTCATGCTCTTCCTGGTGTCCAAAACTCAAACCGTTACCCTGGACGCGGCGGCCAAGGTCCTCATCGAGGAGAGCCAGGACTCCTCGAGCCACAGCAAGTACAAGA CCAAGGTGCGGCGTCTGTATGACATCGCCAATGTGCTGACCAGCCTGGAGCTCATCAGGAAGGTTCATGTCAGAGAGGAAAGAGCCAGGAAGCCGGCCTTCAAGTGGCTGGGGCCCGTGAAATtcagcagctctggaaaaatgg gaagCTCCTCGGATGTCGCACAGAGCGAGGCCGCAGCGAACGAGGACTTCAGGAAAGGAAAGATGGCCCGCCATTCCTCCTTCACCGTCACACCTGCTGCGGCTGGCGCGCAGCGGCAGGTCAGCTCCGCCCCCAGCAGCCCGCGCCACCACCTAGCAG GTATCCAGAATCAATCTTTGGATTACTCAAGAAAGTCCACGACCAACAGCCCCGTGTGTCAGCTGCGGTGTGGAGGCGGCACAGA CAGCTGCCTCAGCATGCCGCTGTACGCCCAGCTCACACACACCGCCAGCAGCTCCCTGCCATCGGCCTCCACTCGCCCCACTGCTGTGGCCGCGCAGCCCTGCCCCGAGCGCCTCCTCGTCCCCTCCCCACACTGCCTGGCCTACCTGCCCAGCCTCTCACACCCCTCCGTCGTCATGCTCTACAAGCCGCCGGAGCAGCAAGAATGGGCGcctgaaggtcagaggtcagccaaGAGGGCGTCTGAGGACGAGgggaagaggagaagagagtcgggtgaggaggaggaggcagtgTTGAAAAAGAAGAGCAGATCTGGTTCAGAGACGTCTGAAAAG ATCGGCGCTCAGTCTCAAAGAGAAACAGCAATGTTCTCAGAGACGGGCAACACTTCTGCTGTATCGTGCCCCTCTGGCCAGCAGAGGGCCACAGAGAGTCGTGCTGGTGACAGCATTGGGGAGAACACACAGCCATCACACTACCTCTACGTCCCCAACAATGCAG GATTAAACAACTTCAACTTCCTTATCCCCGCTGGACAGCCTGCAGCCAACCTGTCTCTCCCTCCCAGCAGCGTGCCCACCATGGCTCTGCCGTATGTCCTGGTGCCTACTGCCGCACTCTCTCACTACCCCTTGGTGGCCGGTGGCGTACAGCAGAAGCAAACGTCCGATAATCCCAGCGGTCTGCGTTTCAGTCTGCCGCCCATGTTGTCCCCCGCCGCCTTCATGGTGGGGACGGCGCCTCATAGCGTGATGGAGGCATCAGAAGTCAGCGTGCAGCGTCTTCCATCGGCGGTCACTCCGGAACAGGGCAGACACCACGTGTCGGCAGTGGGGACGCCGCGCTCTCCCGCAGGGCCCAGACAGAACGTCGGTGTCAGCACACCAGAACCTTTG ACTCCACATACCCCCAAGGACACCACAGCTTCCTCTTCCAAAGCGTTCTTCCAGACCCCAGGAACTCTGGGAAGTGTAGTGAGTGCTGTGCCAGCCGCTCGGAAAAGAGGCTCTGCACAGAGGAGACTGGATGTCGGCCACTCAGCGGCGCCTTGA
- the e2f7 gene encoding transcription factor E2F7 isoform X3 — protein sequence MEVECLALKDLTSVGKSFSVLKEDGSHGEKENVCSERRRSTPLKPSESGVPVFLVSRKASPSDLAHITPVKCAGLAEPWSPTANLKVLISAASPDIRDREMKKVLFRPIENDKDQVVDSEPAVEDAEVEDPTQFEGAFEEEDAEKKPSRKEKSLGLLCQKFLALYPDDPPAHSPVWISLDEVATNLGVERRRIYDIVNVLESLTIVGRMAKNSYTWYGRQRLWSTLEVLQRKGREQGYHLQMDLPAEARRSGLSREEDGGDGDSGNAGGNRKDKSLRIMSQKFVMLFLVSKTQTVTLDAAAKVLIEESQDSSSHSKYKTKVRRLYDIANVLTSLELIRKVHVREERARKPAFKWLGPVKFSSSGKMGSSSDVAQSEAAANEDFRKGKMARHSSFTVTPAAAGAQRQVSSAPSSPRHHLAGIQNQSLDYSRKSTTNSPVCQLRCGGGTDSCLSMPLYAQLTHTASSSLPSASTRPTAVAAQPCPERLLVPSPHCLAYLPSLSHPSVVMLYKPPEQQEWAPEGQRSAKRASEDEGKRRRESGEEEEAVLKKKSRSGSETSEKIGAQSQRETAMFSETGNTSAVSCPSGQQRATESRAGDSIGENTQPSHYLYVPNNAGLNNFNFLIPAGQPAANLSLPPSSVPTMALPLPPMLSPAAFMVGTAPHSVMEASEVSVQRLPSAVTPEQGRHHVSAVGTPRSPAGPRQNVGVSTPEPLTPHTPKDTTASSSKAFFQTPGTLGSVVSAVPAARKRGSAQRRLDVGHSAAP from the exons ATGGAGGTGGAATGCCTGGCACTGAAAGACCTCACAAGTGTGGGgaaaagtttttctgttcttaAAGAAGATGGGAGCCACGGTGAAAAG GAAAACGTGTGTTCAGAGAGGAGGAGGTCCACTCCGCTGAAACCGTCGGAGTCCGGCGTTCCCGTTTTCCTGGTGAGCCGGAAGGCGTCGCCCTCCGACCTGGCCCACATCACTCCCGTCAAGTGTGCGGGCCTGGCCGAGCCGTGGTCGCCCACGGCCAACCTGAAGGTGCTCATCAGCGCCGCCAGCCCGGACATCAGAGACAGGGAGATGAAGAAGGTTCTGTTCAGACCTATAGAGAACGACAAGGACCAGGTGGTAGACTCAGAACCAGCGGTGGAGGATGCAGAGGTAGAAGACCCAACTCAG tttgaagGGGCTTTTGAGGAGGAGGATGCAGAGAAGAAGCCGAGCAGGAAGGAGAAGAGCCTGGGTCTGCTTTGCCAGAAGTTCCTGGCTCTTTACCCTGATGACCCACCAGCCCACAGCCCCGTATGGATCTCGCTGGATGAGGTCGCAACCAATCTGG GAGTGGAGCGCCGCCGGATCTACGACATCGTCAACGTGCTGGAGTCGCTGACCATTGTGGGCCGGATGGCCAAGAACAGCTACACCTGGTATGGGCGACAGCGGCTGTGGAGCACGCTGGAGGTGCTGCAGCGGAAGGGCCGGGAGCAGGGCTACCACCTGCAGATGGACCTGCCCGCCGAGGCCAGGAGGTCTGGACTGAGCCGGGAGGAAGACGGAGGGGATGGAGACTCaggaaatg CCGGGGGCAACAGAAAGGACAAATCCCTGCGCATCATGAGCCAGAAGTTTGTCATGCTCTTCCTGGTGTCCAAAACTCAAACCGTTACCCTGGACGCGGCGGCCAAGGTCCTCATCGAGGAGAGCCAGGACTCCTCGAGCCACAGCAAGTACAAGA CCAAGGTGCGGCGTCTGTATGACATCGCCAATGTGCTGACCAGCCTGGAGCTCATCAGGAAGGTTCATGTCAGAGAGGAAAGAGCCAGGAAGCCGGCCTTCAAGTGGCTGGGGCCCGTGAAATtcagcagctctggaaaaatgg gaagCTCCTCGGATGTCGCACAGAGCGAGGCCGCAGCGAACGAGGACTTCAGGAAAGGAAAGATGGCCCGCCATTCCTCCTTCACCGTCACACCTGCTGCGGCTGGCGCGCAGCGGCAGGTCAGCTCCGCCCCCAGCAGCCCGCGCCACCACCTAGCAG GTATCCAGAATCAATCTTTGGATTACTCAAGAAAGTCCACGACCAACAGCCCCGTGTGTCAGCTGCGGTGTGGAGGCGGCACAGA CAGCTGCCTCAGCATGCCGCTGTACGCCCAGCTCACACACACCGCCAGCAGCTCCCTGCCATCGGCCTCCACTCGCCCCACTGCTGTGGCCGCGCAGCCCTGCCCCGAGCGCCTCCTCGTCCCCTCCCCACACTGCCTGGCCTACCTGCCCAGCCTCTCACACCCCTCCGTCGTCATGCTCTACAAGCCGCCGGAGCAGCAAGAATGGGCGcctgaaggtcagaggtcagccaaGAGGGCGTCTGAGGACGAGgggaagaggagaagagagtcgggtgaggaggaggaggcagtgTTGAAAAAGAAGAGCAGATCTGGTTCAGAGACGTCTGAAAAG ATCGGCGCTCAGTCTCAAAGAGAAACAGCAATGTTCTCAGAGACGGGCAACACTTCTGCTGTATCGTGCCCCTCTGGCCAGCAGAGGGCCACAGAGAGTCGTGCTGGTGACAGCATTGGGGAGAACACACAGCCATCACACTACCTCTACGTCCCCAACAATGCAG GATTAAACAACTTCAACTTCCTTATCCCCGCTGGACAGCCTGCAGCCAACCTGTCTCTCCCTCCCAGCAGCGTGCCCACCATGGCTCTGCC TCTGCCGCCCATGTTGTCCCCCGCCGCCTTCATGGTGGGGACGGCGCCTCATAGCGTGATGGAGGCATCAGAAGTCAGCGTGCAGCGTCTTCCATCGGCGGTCACTCCGGAACAGGGCAGACACCACGTGTCGGCAGTGGGGACGCCGCGCTCTCCCGCAGGGCCCAGACAGAACGTCGGTGTCAGCACACCAGAACCTTTG ACTCCACATACCCCCAAGGACACCACAGCTTCCTCTTCCAAAGCGTTCTTCCAGACCCCAGGAACTCTGGGAAGTGTAGTGAGTGCTGTGCCAGCCGCTCGGAAAAGAGGCTCTGCACAGAGGAGACTGGATGTCGGCCACTCAGCGGCGCCTTGA
- the csrp2 gene encoding cysteine and glycine-rich protein 2, translated as MPNWGGGNKCSACHGTVYHAEEVQCDGKSFHKCCFLCMVCRKGLDSTTVSIHDQEIYCKSCYGKKYGPKGYGYGQGAGTLNMDRGERLGIKPEETQIHKPTTNPNPSKFAQKFGGSDKCARCGDSVYAAEKIMGAGKPWHKNCFRCAKCGKSLESTTQTEKDGEIYCKACYAKNFGPKGFGYGQGAGALVHAQ; from the exons ATGCCCAACTGGGGAGGAGGCAACAAGTGCTCGGCGTGCCACGGAACGGTTTACCACGCCGAGGAGGTGCAATGCGACGGGAAGAGCTTCCATAAAtgctgttttctctgca TGGTCTGCAGGAAGGGTCTAGACAGCACCACGGTGTCCATCCACGACCAGGAGATCTACTGCAAGTCGTGCTACGGGAAGAAATACGGACCAAAAGGCTACGGCTACGGTCAGGGAGCGGGAACGCTCAACATGGACCGAGGCGAGcggctgggaatcaaaccggAGGA GACTCAGATTCACAAACCTACAACCAACCCCAACCCGTCCAAATTTGCCCAGAAGTTCGGCGGCTCGGATAAGTGTGCACGGTGTGGAGACTCGGTCTATGCAGCCGAGAAGATCATGGGGGCGGGCAAG CCGTGGCACAAGAACTGTTTCCGCTGTGCAAAATGTGGCAAAAGCCTGGAGTCGACCACTCAGACTGAGAAAGACGGAGAAATTTACTGCAAAG CGTGCTACGCCAAGAACTTCGGGCCCAAAGGGTTCGGCTACGGCCAAGGAGCCGGCGCTCTGGTCCACGCTCAGTGA